In Vicia villosa cultivar HV-30 ecotype Madison, WI linkage group LG7, Vvil1.0, whole genome shotgun sequence, the DNA window AAATTGCAAAGTAATTTCCTATGGGGAGGTTCGGAGGGGAATTGGAAAAcgcattgggttagttggaaggaTTTGTGTCTTCCGGTGGAGAAGGGTGGGCTTGGTTTTAGAAACCTAGAAGACTTCAATAAGGCCCTTCTTTTGAAGTGGAATTGGAGAATTTTTGGAGAGACTAATTCTATTTGGTTTCGGTTTTTGAAGGCGAGATATGTGGATGTCAAGCTAAGAGCCACATTTTGTTCTATGATGAAGTATTCCGAGCGGTCTTCTTCGGTGTGGTGGAGGGATATTTCATCCTTGGAGAACAAAACATCATCGGAGTTTTTTACTAACAATTGTTTTTTCATGTAGGTAATGGTTGTTCTATTTCTTTTTGGTATGCCCATTGGTTGAAAGAAGGTATTCTAAAAGATCTTTTTCTGGAGTTGTTCAACATCTCTCTCTTGAAGGATGCCTCTATTGGTGCTATGGGGGGTTGGAAGGATGGATGTTGGAATTGGAGTGACCTTGGCATTGTTATTAATGCTCAGCCAAGAAGGGAGCAAGCCGCAGCATTTTCAGTATTGGCTGCAGCACCTTCCATGCCTTACAACAGTGTTGCCGAAGCAGCTAGCTCTTTTACCAATGGGGCAGAACGTGGTGGTTTAAGCAACAGTGCAATGCAAATGGTCCCTTCCATTATGAGTCAGGCAGAATTGTTGAAAAGTTTATTATTGAATGCAACTCTGTGTGCGGATAGGCAGGACTCGGCTTCTTGGGCTCACGAGCTTAGCGGATTTTATTCGATAGCCTCCTGCTGCTACGGGATGAACAGAAGGCATTCTCCCTTCGGGCCGACAAACCATTTTGATTACATTTTCAAAGAGATGTGGAAGGCGGAGGTTCCTCTTAAAGTCAAAGCGTTCGGTTGGCGTTGCTTCCTAaacaaaattccaaccaaagattTACTTGTGAAAAGAGGTATTATTTTAGCTTCGGATGTTAAGTGTGTTCTTTGTGAGGAAACAATCGAAACTTTGTTTCATTCTTTTTTCAATTGCCGTTATGTCGAAACTGTTTGGATGGAGATGGTCGATTGGATATGAATGTCTTACATTTGTTTTGAAGATTTAAAGGAGAACTTTCGGTGTTGGAGCAATTATGTTAGAGCGAAGAAGGTTAAAAAAGGGAAGGAGGGAATCATTTGGCTCGCTATTCTTTGGAGCATATGGTTACGGAGGAATGATATAGTTTTCAACAACTCGTCTTGGAATTCAAGAGATGTTGTTTGGAGTTGTAAGGCTCTAATTTGGAGATGGTCGTTTATCGGGAAAATTACGCGTGCCAATTGTAATTTCTTTGAGTTTAGCAATAATCCGTTGTTGTACTTAAGTTAGGTTACAATAGGTGTGTAATTTTCTTGGGGTGGTGTGTTCTTGAACTTGGTGTAATCTTTGGTTTCCTTTAATATAtcttgcttttaaaaaaaaatcacatatactaataaatatttaattaagaacaattttatacaattattatatttatttattcaattattattttttaatctttatctttatgtaaaatctttaaaaaaaaaaacttttattttgagaAGAAGAGAGTACTCTTTGTAGATTACTTTTAGTTTTACTCCcaccgttttttattataagtcgttttagacttttcacacagattaagaaaaataataattgttgtatgaaaatgagaaattatgaaggtttttacaaaattatcctttattaatgacatgtggaacataaatttatataattgaaaggagagagaataataaatatttaaggatataataagaaaaataatactaattattcattggaattgtaaagcgacttatatttaaatacaatttttttttccaaaactgaCTTGTAATAAAAAACTGAGGGAGTAATTTGTAATCCTTAATGAGCCATATAGTTGAGTTCATGATTGAAAAGGGGCCGCAGAAGTCGAAAATACAA includes these proteins:
- the LOC131619403 gene encoding uncharacterized protein LOC131619403; the encoded protein is MAIFTLSFYKAPKKVIEELNKLQSNFLWGGSEGNWKTHWVSWKDLCLPVEKGGLGFRNLEDFNKALLLKWNWRIFGETNSIWFRFLKARYVDVKLRATFCNGCSISFWYAHWLKEGILKDLFLELFNISLLKDASIGAMGGWKDGCWNWSDLGIVINAQPRREQAAAFSVLAAAPSMPYNSVAEAASSFTNGAERGGLSNSAMQMVPSIMSQAELLKSLLLNATLCADRQDSASWAHELSGFYSIASCCYGMNRRHSPFGPTNHFDYIFKEMWKAEVPLKVKAFGWRCFLNKIPTKDLLVKRGIILASDVKCVLCEETIETLFHSFFNCRYVETVWMEMVDWI